A genome region from Eurosta solidaginis isolate ZX-2024a chromosome 2, ASM4086904v1, whole genome shotgun sequence includes the following:
- the LOC137242729 gene encoding probable fatty acid-binding protein has translation MAVWEGKIYKLETSENFDEFMKELGVDVFMRNMANSLKPTVELRRDGDTYTFTTISTFKTSVITFQLGKEFDEETLDGRKVKSIMTLDGNKLIEEQKGEKHVTIVREFSDSQLVTTITLNNIRCVRVYKAI, from the coding sequence ATGGCAGTTTGGgaaggaaaaatatacaaattggAAACGAGCGAAAATTTTGATGAGTTCATGAAGGAATTGGGTGTTGATGTTTTCATGCGTAATATGGCTAACAGTTTAAAACCCACCGTCGAATTGAGAAGAGATGGAGATACTTACACCTTCACCACAATCTCAACCTTCAAAACATCAGTAATCACCTTTCAGTTGGGTAAAGAATTCGACGAAGAGACGCTTGATGGTCGCAAAGTGAAAAGCATCATGACATTAGATGGCAATAAGCTGATAGAAGAACAGAAGGGTGAAAAACATGTAACAATTGTTCGCGAATTCTCCGATAGTCAGCTAGTAACTACTATCACCCTCAATAATATCAGGTGTGTCAGAGTGTACAAGGCTATTTGA